The genome window CTACGCCTGCAATATCAGCTTTAACTACATCATAATTAGCTGATTTCAATTCGCCAATATTAATTACCATGTCAACCTCATCTGCACCGTCTTTAATCGCTTGCACCGTTTCAAATACCTTTGTTTTCGTTGAGGATGCACCTAACGGGAAACCGATAACTGTACATACTTTTACAGATGAATCACGTAAATGTTCTTGACAATAAGGAACCCAGTAAGGATTCACACAAACAGAAGCAAACTCATATTCCTTAGCCTCATCAATAATTTGCTTAATTTGTTCTTTAGTTGTTTCAGGTTTTAATTGTGTATGGTCGATATACTTTGCTAATTCTTTACTCATTTTCTTCATTCCTATCTAAGTTATATTTATTAATCGTGATTACCGTTTATTTCTTCTAAATGATAAGACAAACTTGCCAATGCATATAATGACGCGGTTTCTGTTCGCAGTATTCTTGGACCAAGCCTTACCGCATGAAACCCATTCTCCTTTAACTTTTTCGCTTCCTGCTCAGAAAAACCACCTTCAGGACCGATACAAAGAAGAACCTTTTGATTATCAACAATTCGACTTACAATTCCAGCAAATGATTGATGAGCCTCTACTTTTGCTTCCTCTTCATAAGCAAAGATCTTCACATCATAGTTCACTGATTCGTGAATGAGCTCGGCTACCGTCATTGGCAGCACAATTTCTGGAATCTTATTCCGATGACTTTGCTCACTCGCTTCTTTGACAATTTTCTCAAAGCGGGCCATCTTCTTCTCTATTTTCCTTCCATCCCAAACAACGATTGAGCGATCCATTTTTACTGGGATAAACCTACTTGCGCCAAGCTCTGTTCCCTTTTGTAATATTAAGTCGAATTTGTCGCCTTTTGGCAGCCCTTGTGCAATGGTAACTGCAATTGGGAGCTCAACAGTCTCCGCCTTCCAATCAATCACAGCAGCATGGACAATATTCTGATTTAGAGATGTTATTTCACAAATAGCCGCATTACCATCTTGATGATTACAGATAATTTGATCGCCAACCTGATTTCGCATTACACGAATAATGTGATGTGCATCATCACCTTTGATACTTATTTCATTTCCTTGCCAATCTATTTGTGGAATAAAGTAACGTTGCATCATTTGCACCTACTTTTAATCAATTCAATACGATATTTAGAGGACTTTCTTTGCAATAACTGAAATCCAATCTTCCATTTCATTCATCGCAATTATCTCAAAGCCAGCCTCTTTTAATCGATCATGCACGAGTTGTTTTTTTCCTTGAATAATACCGGAAGTAATAAATAATCCGCCATCTTTAAGATTCTTCCATGCATCATCAGCAAACCGAACAATAATTTCTGCTAAAATATTTGAAACGATAATATTTGCTTTTTCATCAACCTGGTCTAATAAATTATTTTGCTTTGCAATAATTTTATTTTCTACTTTGTTGATTTTTGCATTTGTTTTTGTGCTTTTTATTGCTATTTCATCCAGGTCAAATGCCTGTACTTTACTTGCTCCTAGTAAAACCGATGCAATACTCAATATTCCAGATCCACTGCCCACATCTATTACTGTGTCACCTTTATTTAAATATGCTTCTAATGCTTGAACACTTAACACAGTAGTTGGATGTGTCCCTGTACCAAAAGCCATTCCAGGATCCAACTCGATAATAATTTCATCACTATCTACTGGAGTATACTCTTCCCATGTTGGCGTAATTGTAATCTTCTTGGAAATCTTAGCTGGCTTATAGTACTTTTTCCAGGCGGTAGCCCATTCTTCCTCATGTACCTCACTTAATGTCACATGGTTTTGACCAAGGTCAATATCGTAAACCAATAAATTATTTATAGCTTGCTTAATTTCTTCAACAGTTTCTCCTAAAAAGCTATTCATTGGTAAGTATGCTTTTATCCGTACCCCTTCATCCGGGAAATCATTTGGATCAAGTTCATAGATTTCCGCAAATGGTGTATCTTCTTTAACCAATTCCATTGGTTCTTCAATTACAAGACCACTAGCACCAGTTTCATGCAGAATATTTGAGATTGGCTCAATTGCTTCGTTCGTTGTGTGAATGCAAATTTCTGACCATTTCAAGTTGTTTCCTCCTCTCATAATGAAAATTAATATGTAGTTGATGCTGCAGCTGCAACATCATTAATCATTATTTTTAAAAGCATTCTTAAACTTCTGGAAGAAAGAACCATCTTGCTCATCTATCGATTCATTTCCACCAATTTCATTAAATTCACGTAGCAATGTTTTTTGCTTATCAGTTAAATTAGTAGGTGTCATTATTCTTACTTTAACATACTGATCCCCTTGTCCACGTCCACGTACATTTGGCGCACCCTTTCCTCTTAAACGGAAGGTTTTCCCTGTTTGTGTTCCTGCTGGCACTTTAAGCTTCACTTTCCCATGGACAGTTGGCACTTCCATTTCATCCCCAAGTGCGGCTTGCGCAAAGGTTACAGGTAATTCACAATAAATATTATCTCCTTCACGCTCATAAAATTCATGGGATCTGATTTGGATAACAACAAATAAGTCACCAGCTGGTCCACCGTTTAATCCAGCTTCCCCTTTTCCTGCTACACGAATTTGTTGACCTTCATCAATACCTGCTGGAATATTGATGTTGATTTTTTTATTCTTTTTCACTCTTCCGCTGCCACCGCATGTGTTACATTTTTCGGGAATAATTTTACCTGTTCCTTGACAATGGTGGCACACTCTTCGGTTTACAACTTTTCCAAATGGTGTATTCTGTTCTTGGTTCAGTTGGCCGGAACCATTACAATGTGAACATGTTTTTGGTTTTGTACCTGGCTTCGCACCTGAACCATTACATGTATCACAGTTTTCTTCTTTAGGTATATTAATATCAACTTGTTTACCAAAAATGGCTTCTTCAAAATCTAAGACCATTGTATATTGCAAATCTGCACCTTGGCTTGGGGCGTTAGGGTCACGTCTTCTGCCACCGCCACCACCAAAGAACATATCGAAAATATCACCAAAGCCACCGAAGTCCTGTGCACCGCCAAATCCACCAAATCCTTGACCACTTGCACCAGCATGACCAAATTGATCGTATTGTGATCGTTTGGAATCATCGCTAAGCACTTCATATGCCTCTTTTACTTCGATAAATTTTTCTTCAGCACCAGCTTCTTTGTTTACATCTGGATGGTATTTTCTTGCTAACTTACGGTATGCTTTTTTTATTTCTTCTGGTGTTGCATTTTTTTCTATTCCAAGTACTTCATAATAATCTCGTTTACTCAACTTTCATCACTCTCCCGATACACAATTGCATAAGTTTAATAATAGCATCTTTTCTTCTTTTAAAGCAAATGACCATATACTCTACCGAGTAAAAAAGTCAAAGCCAAGAGAATCCTGACTTTGACTCATTTATGTTCATCTATATGGAATATTATTTATTATCTTTGTCATCATCGACTTCTTGATAGTCTGCATCAACAACGTTATCATCTTGTGAACCTGCTGTGCTCCCGGCACCATCAGCACTTTGCTGCGCTTGTTGGGCTTGTTGCTCATAAAGTTTTACTGACAATTGTTGTACTTGCTCTTCAAGTACTTCTTTTTTCGCTTTGATTTGCTCAACGTCATTAGACTCTAGTGCTGTCTTTAATTCCGTTTTTGCTGCTTCAGCTTTTTGTTTATCATCTTCTGAAACTTTATCGCCTAGATCTTTAATCGTTTTATCTGTAGTAAAGATTAGTTGATCTGCTTCATTACGAAGATCAATTTCTTCACGACGTTTCTTATCCTCTTCTGCATTTTCCTCAGCTTCTTTAATCATCTTTTCTACTTCTTCGTCTGATAAGCCTGAAGATGATTTAATTGTAATGGATTGTTCTTTATTCGTACCTAAATCTTTCGCACGAACATTAACAATACCATTCGCATCAATATCGAAAGTTACTTCAACTTGAGGAACCCCTCTTGGTGCTGGTGGAATATCCGTTAACTGGAAACGACCTAATGTTTTATTATCTGAAGCCATTTCACGTTCCCCTTGAAGGACATGGATATCAACAGCTGTTTGATTATCCGCAGCAGTTGAGAACACTTGTGAATGACTTGTTGGGATTGTTGTATTACGTTCAATTAATTTAGTAAATACAGAACCCATTGTTTCAATACCTAATGAGAGTGGTGTAACGTCTAATAATAATACGTCTTTAACATCACCTTGAAGTACACCACCTTGGATTGCTGCACCTAATGCAACTACCTCATCCGGGTTAACACCTTTAGAAGGCTCTTGGCCAAGTTCACGTTTAATTGCTTCTTGTACAGCTGGAATACGTGTTGAGCCACCAACTAGAAGGACTTTATTGATTTCACTTGCAGAAAGTCCAGCATCTGATAATGCTTTACGAGTTGGAATCATTGTTCTTTCAACTAATTCACCTGATAATTCTTCAAATTTCGCACGAGTTAGTGTTAACTCTAAATGTAATGGTCCTGCTTCACCAGCAGTAATAAACGGCAATGAAATTTGTGTTTGAGAAACACCTGATAAATCCTTCTTCGCTTTCTCAGCAGCGTCTTTCAAACGTTGTGTAGCCATTTTATCCTTAGAAAGATCGATTCCATTTTCTTTCTTAAATTCTTGCACCATGTAGTCTATTATTACTTGGTCAAAGTCGTCTCCGCCTAGGCGATTATCTCCTGCAGTTGCAACAACTTCAAACGTACCATCACCAATATCTAAGATAGATACGTCAAACGTACCACCGCCAAGGTCATATACAAGAATTGTTTGATCTTGGTCTGCTTTATCAATACCGTATGCTAAGGCAGCAGCAGTTGGCTCGTTAATAATACGTTCTACTTCAAGACCAGCAATCTTACCAGCATCTTTTGTTGCTTGACGTTCTGCATCATTAAAATACGCAGGAACTGTAATAACTGCCTTATCAACTTTTTCACCGATGTAATCTTCTGCATATGACTTGATATGTTGTAGTATGATTGCCGATACTTCTTGTGGTGTATATTCTTTATCTTCAATCTTGACTTTATAATCAGTACCCATATGACGTTTAATTGATTGGATTGTATTTGGGTTTGTAATTGCTTGACGTTTCGCAACTTCCCCTACTTGTCTTTCACCGTTTTTAAAAGCTACAACAGATGGAGTAGTACGGCTACCTTCTGGAGTAGGAATAACAACAGCTTCTCCACCTTCAATTACAGATACACATGAATTTGTTGTTCCTAAGTCAATACCAATAATTTTACTCATAATCTGATTTCCTCCTTGACTACTGTTTCATTATTTATTTACTTTTACCATCGCAGGTCGAATTACGCGGTCTTTTAACATATACCCTTTTTGCAATTCTTCTACAACTGTATTTGATGCAATTGATTCATCTTCAATTTGCATTACAGCATGATGTAAATTTGGATCGAATTCATTTCCTTCAGCATCAATCGGCTCTACACCTTGTGATTTCAAAGCATCAAGGAACTGTCGATATACCATTGATATCCCTTCGATCAAATTAGATGTTTCTGGTGTTGCTTCTACTTGCAATGCACGTTCGAAGTTATCCAATGCTGGCAGTAAGTCCACAACTACATCCTGTGATTTATATTTACGATCTGCTTCTTTTTCTTTTTGTGAGCGTTTCTTAAAATTATCAAATTCTGCTTGCAGTCTTAATAAACGGCTGTAAACCTCATCTTTTTCTTTTTGTAATGCATCGAGCTTCTTAAAAGCTGCTTCCTGATTATCATCTGATTCTACTTGTCCATCATTGTCTGAATCAATAATTTCATGTTCTATTTCTTCATTTTCGATTGTCTCATCTTGCACTTTTTCTTTATTTTCTTCCAAATTTGCCACCTCCAAAATCATTAGAAAACTAAGGTTTAACCAAGCCTTTCCGTGACGACCTTAGTTGCACTTATGTAGTAAGAAATACTTTATACTTTCTTAACTATCAAAGTAAAACTATAACATGAATAGTAATTGAAATAAACTCCACCGCAAAAAGGTGGTAGGCGGGCTTCTTCCACCCTACCACGTCAAGCCCCTGCACTAAAGCAGCAGCAAGACTTGCTTCACAACCATCATTAATATGCGAATGATTGTGCATTTATCTTTGTGGCCGTATTATTTATCCATCATACTGAGACCATTTGTATAGCGCATTGGTCATTTCGTTTGATAGACCGTTTAATAATGAAATAACTTTACGATATTCCATTCTTGTCGGACCAATCAAGGCAATAGTTCCCATCAGATTATTAGTCAGTTGATAGGGAGCAGTAATTAAACTGAGGTCTTTAATTGCTTCGACTTTGTTTTCATTGCCAATCGTCACTTTAATCCCGTGATGGGAGTTTCTCAAAAGATTAATTATTTCATTTTCATCTTCCATCATAGTGAAGAAAGTTCGGATTTTGCCAACATCATTAAATTCAGGCTGCATTAAGATGTTTGATTTTCCACTTATATATAATTTAACCGGATGATCATATAAAAAGATATCTTTCAAATAATCATAGGTTTTATCATAATCACGGATGTACAATTTCATTAATTGTGCAACTTCACTATGGAAAATTTCATCCAAACGAACAATTGGAACACCTTTTAACCGATCATTTAAAATGTTAACCATTTTTTCCAAATCTGATGGATTAATGGTAGGTGGTACTTTAAACGACCGATGCTCTACATGACCTGTGTCAGTAATTAAAATAGCTACTGCTGCTTGAGACGAGAGCGTAACAATTTGTAACTGCTTCAGCTTCGTATCCAATAACTCTGGTCCCAGAATAATCGATGTATAATTCGTAAGCTCAGAAAGTAGTTCTGCTGACATTTGAACGATTTGTTCAAATTCATAAAACCCATCTTTAATAATGCTTTTAATGATGTTTACATCTTTTTGCAATGGATTTGGAGCAATTAAATGGTCAACATAATAACGGTACCCCGATTCTGAAGGAATACGACCTGATGAAGAATGGGTTTTCTCTAGAAATCCCATATCTTCTAAATCTGCCATCTCATTTCTAATTGTAGCAGCGCTATATGGTATGGTTCCCTTTTTCGAAATTGCTCGTGAGCCGACTGGATGAGCCGTCTCGATGAATTCATCAATAATAACCTGTAAAATCAATAGCTGCCTTTCTGTCAACATGATGTTCACCTCTGTTAGCACTCGAGTGACTTGAGTGCTAATACTATTATTATAGTATCAAACTCTCGTTTTTAGGTCAATAATCTTGCCCTAAACACCTATTAAGTCGGAATCTTCTAACATAAATTCCTCAAACACTTGATTTGCTAAAAGCATTCCTCTGTCAGTTAATTTGATGGTTTCGTCTGTTTCTAGCAATAAACCGCGCTGAACTAAATCTGAAATCTCCTGCTTGTATAATTGTTTTGGCGAGAACCCATATTTATTTGAGAAAGATTTCATGTTAATTCCAGCTATCTTTCTTAATCCTAGAAACATTTCTTCTTCTAATTTCTCTTTCAGTCTTATTTTTTCTGTTTGAAGTATTGGCTTCCCGCTTGTCATTGCTTCTTTAACATAGGCAGGCAATGGTCTTAAGTTTGTTACTCGGCGCTCTGGCAAGTATCCATGTGCCCCTGCACCAAATCCGTAATAATAGCCATTGCTCCAATATGTCAAATTATGTTTGCTTTCATATCCCTTTTTCGCAAAGTTACTTAATTCATATTGTCTGACACCATTCGCTTGCATCGTTTGTTTTAAAATTTCATACATTGTTATTTCATCATCTTCTGAAGGCCGATGTAGCATGCCCTTCTTATGACGTTGATAAAACACTGTTTTCGGCTCTATCTGTAATCCATATGTTGCATAATGTGGCAAATTAAATGTAAGTGCCTCATCCAATGATTGTTTAAACTGCTCCACTGTTTGATTTGGCAATGCGTAAATTAAATCTAGACTAATATTGGAAAACTGATGCTTCGTTAATAGATCGACTGTTTTATACACATCACTTACACGATGTATTCTTCCCAATTCTGCTAATAATTTATCATCCATTACTTGCACACCGAAGGAAATTCTTGTTATACCAAAATCATACAGTAATTTTGTTTTTTCATCATCAATATCACCAGGGTTCACTTCGATTGTAAATTCTTCACAACTTGCAATATCAAATTTATTGTCAATAATCATCAGCAATGAACGTAATTGCTGTAAATTAAGTGCGGTTGGCGTTCCCCCACCAATGTAAATTGTTTTTACTTTATTTTTTGTTCCTGTAATATTCGTATTGATTTCATTTGCCAATGCCTCTATATATTCTGTTGCGAGTTTTTCATTATAAAAGAATTTAACAAAATCACAGTAGTGGCACATTTGCTGGCAAAAAGGAATATGAATATAGACAGATTGTACTTCGTTCATACAATTTAACTCCTTTTTTTAAAATTAGAACATAGACATGGCATATATTAGATAGCTTCGTCCTTCTATATTAAATATTATTCTCATCGATTGTCGCCTTTTGATAAACTGTGAAAAAATTAAGATGATATCTGCTTCCTTGGCCAGTCACTCCAGAAATACACTTCGCTTTCCGTGGGGAGCTGGTGAGCCTTCTCCCCACAGGACAAGGAAAGCTCCGGCAGCGTTTCATCGCACGAAGAAAATGGAACTTTATTTTCGAGGAGTCTTCGTGTATTTCTTCCGCTTGGGATAGAGAATAGTCCATAGATAAAAATGGAAAACCAAAAACTATCAATATTGATTGTAGCAAAGTGCTGGTAACTCATGTGTAAATAGCTACGACCGTCCAGATTCGTAGACACAATTGTAACCTGTTCGCATTATGTAACAACTATTTGCTATGCTTATTATCTTTTAAAAACAACAAGTCTTTTAACTGCGATACCTATTTTCAGGATGACAGCCTTTTATAAAAAGAATTGAGGGAAGCTTTAGCAAATGAATGCTTGTAAGCTCCCCCTTAATAATTGATTTAATCGTCATTCATTTGTAATACAGCCATAAATGCTTCTTGAGGTACTTCTAC of Oceanobacillus zhaokaii contains these proteins:
- the prmA gene encoding 50S ribosomal protein L11 methyltransferase; translation: MKWSEICIHTTNEAIEPISNILHETGASGLVIEEPMELVKEDTPFAEIYELDPNDFPDEGVRIKAYLPMNSFLGETVEEIKQAINNLLVYDIDLGQNHVTLSEVHEEEWATAWKKYYKPAKISKKITITPTWEEYTPVDSDEIIIELDPGMAFGTGTHPTTVLSVQALEAYLNKGDTVIDVGSGSGILSIASVLLGASKVQAFDLDEIAIKSTKTNAKINKVENKIIAKQNNLLDQVDEKANIIVSNILAEIIVRFADDAWKNLKDGGLFITSGIIQGKKQLVHDRLKEAGFEIIAMNEMEDWISVIAKKVL
- the deoC gene encoding deoxyribose-phosphate aldolase; amino-acid sequence: MSKELAKYIDHTQLKPETTKEQIKQIIDEAKEYEFASVCVNPYWVPYCQEHLRDSSVKVCTVIGFPLGASSTKTKVFETVQAIKDGADEVDMVINIGELKSANYDVVKADIAGVVNAAKNQALVKVIIETSLLTNDEKVQACELAKAAGADFVKTSTGFSGGGATIEDVKLMRKTVGPEMGVKASGGVRDYESTKAMIDAGATRIGASAGIAIVNGSGSTSDY
- the dnaK gene encoding molecular chaperone DnaK, translating into MSKIIGIDLGTTNSCVSVIEGGEAVVIPTPEGSRTTPSVVAFKNGERQVGEVAKRQAITNPNTIQSIKRHMGTDYKVKIEDKEYTPQEVSAIILQHIKSYAEDYIGEKVDKAVITVPAYFNDAERQATKDAGKIAGLEVERIINEPTAAALAYGIDKADQDQTILVYDLGGGTFDVSILDIGDGTFEVVATAGDNRLGGDDFDQVIIDYMVQEFKKENGIDLSKDKMATQRLKDAAEKAKKDLSGVSQTQISLPFITAGEAGPLHLELTLTRAKFEELSGELVERTMIPTRKALSDAGLSASEINKVLLVGGSTRIPAVQEAIKRELGQEPSKGVNPDEVVALGAAIQGGVLQGDVKDVLLLDVTPLSLGIETMGSVFTKLIERNTTIPTSHSQVFSTAADNQTAVDIHVLQGEREMASDNKTLGRFQLTDIPPAPRGVPQVEVTFDIDANGIVNVRAKDLGTNKEQSITIKSSSGLSDEEVEKMIKEAEENAEEDKKRREEIDLRNEADQLIFTTDKTIKDLGDKVSEDDKQKAEAAKTELKTALESNDVEQIKAKKEVLEEQVQQLSVKLYEQQAQQAQQSADGAGSTAGSQDDNVVDADYQEVDDDKDNK
- a CDS encoding 16S rRNA (uracil(1498)-N(3))-methyltransferase codes for the protein MMQRYFIPQIDWQGNEISIKGDDAHHIIRVMRNQVGDQIICNHQDGNAAICEITSLNQNIVHAAVIDWKAETVELPIAVTIAQGLPKGDKFDLILQKGTELGASRFIPVKMDRSIVVWDGRKIEKKMARFEKIVKEASEQSHRNKIPEIVLPMTVAELIHESVNYDVKIFAYEEEAKVEAHQSFAGIVSRIVDNQKVLLCIGPEGGFSEQEAKKLKENGFHAVRLGPRILRTETASLYALASLSYHLEEINGNHD
- the hemW gene encoding radical SAM family heme chaperone HemW, producing the protein MNEVQSVYIHIPFCQQMCHYCDFVKFFYNEKLATEYIEALANEINTNITGTKNKVKTIYIGGGTPTALNLQQLRSLLMIIDNKFDIASCEEFTIEVNPGDIDDEKTKLLYDFGITRISFGVQVMDDKLLAELGRIHRVSDVYKTVDLLTKHQFSNISLDLIYALPNQTVEQFKQSLDEALTFNLPHYATYGLQIEPKTVFYQRHKKGMLHRPSEDDEITMYEILKQTMQANGVRQYELSNFAKKGYESKHNLTYWSNGYYYGFGAGAHGYLPERRVTNLRPLPAYVKEAMTSGKPILQTEKIRLKEKLEEEMFLGLRKIAGINMKSFSNKYGFSPKQLYKQEISDLVQRGLLLETDETIKLTDRGMLLANQVFEEFMLEDSDLIGV
- the dnaJ gene encoding molecular chaperone DnaJ encodes the protein MSKRDYYEVLGIEKNATPEEIKKAYRKLARKYHPDVNKEAGAEEKFIEVKEAYEVLSDDSKRSQYDQFGHAGASGQGFGGFGGAQDFGGFGDIFDMFFGGGGGRRRDPNAPSQGADLQYTMVLDFEEAIFGKQVDINIPKEENCDTCNGSGAKPGTKPKTCSHCNGSGQLNQEQNTPFGKVVNRRVCHHCQGTGKIIPEKCNTCGGSGRVKKNKKININIPAGIDEGQQIRVAGKGEAGLNGGPAGDLFVVIQIRSHEFYEREGDNIYCELPVTFAQAALGDEMEVPTVHGKVKLKVPAGTQTGKTFRLRGKGAPNVRGRGQGDQYVKVRIMTPTNLTDKQKTLLREFNEIGGNESIDEQDGSFFQKFKNAFKNND
- the grpE gene encoding nucleotide exchange factor GrpE, whose protein sequence is MILEVANLEENKEKVQDETIENEEIEHEIIDSDNDGQVESDDNQEAAFKKLDALQKEKDEVYSRLLRLQAEFDNFKKRSQKEKEADRKYKSQDVVVDLLPALDNFERALQVEATPETSNLIEGISMVYRQFLDALKSQGVEPIDAEGNEFDPNLHHAVMQIEDESIASNTVVEELQKGYMLKDRVIRPAMVKVNK
- the hrcA gene encoding heat-inducible transcriptional repressor HrcA; this translates as MLTERQLLILQVIIDEFIETAHPVGSRAISKKGTIPYSAATIRNEMADLEDMGFLEKTHSSSGRIPSESGYRYYVDHLIAPNPLQKDVNIIKSIIKDGFYEFEQIVQMSAELLSELTNYTSIILGPELLDTKLKQLQIVTLSSQAAVAILITDTGHVEHRSFKVPPTINPSDLEKMVNILNDRLKGVPIVRLDEIFHSEVAQLMKLYIRDYDKTYDYLKDIFLYDHPVKLYISGKSNILMQPEFNDVGKIRTFFTMMEDENEIINLLRNSHHGIKVTIGNENKVEAIKDLSLITAPYQLTNNLMGTIALIGPTRMEYRKVISLLNGLSNEMTNALYKWSQYDG